The Bacteroidales bacterium WCE2004 nucleotide sequence GAGCTTCGCCTTGCCGCCGCTGAGCGCATCGGCATACTCGATCTTCAGGATGTAATAGACCGCATTCGCGTTATCGCCGTTGAAACCGAAAGCATAAGCGACGCTCTTGCTCCTGTCTGCCACCACGGGGCCGGCGAAGTAGATATCGCCGAACTCGCATCTGTCGGGGATTTCATAATCCGTCGGCAGCAGGGAGATGTCCTCTCCCTGAAGCAGTGCGACAGCACCGCCCCGGTTATTGTGGACATCCGCACGGCTCAGCATCAGCAGATACGTATACTCGCCGACGGCGCAGTCCGCAGCGCGCCAGTTGGCACCGACGCCTGCAGGCCGCCAGTCCCCGAACAACTCCGGCGTGAAAGGATCGCCCTGATAGCGGTCGACGATGATTTCGGACAGGTTGCTGCCATGGGTATCGTATGAGCCGAAGATGATGGCGTTGTCCGCGGAAGTCTGGAACATATAGGGGAAATGGCGTCCCTGAGACACACCTTTCACGGAAGTGAAGGCGTCGGCCCCTTCGGTCCACATTTCAAGGCCGTCTCCGGCATACCAGTTGCCCGAAACCAGGACATTCTTCCCGACTGCCACGGCACGGGTCAGGGCTCGCTCGCTGAACATCGGCGCGAAAGAGGAGAAAGTCTTTCCGGCCGGGTCAAAGGCGTCCACTGACGCGGACTGGCCGACGCCGCCGCCAGAGGAACACCCGCCGCCGATCAGGAGCCGCCCGTCAGGGAGGGCGACCGAGAACGGCATATCATGGCGCGCCGTCATGCCGTCCAGCGCCGTCCAGGTGCCGTCCTTGTAGTATTCCGCGCTGCTGGTCGGAGAGAATCCCGTCGTATGGCCGCCTGCGGCGAGGATTTCGCCGTTCGCCATCGGGTACAGGACGAAGTCGGCCCGCGGAGTCAACATGTCGGGCAGCCGCTCCGCCTCCATCTTCACGAACGCCAGCTCCTTCGGCTGCGGCGCGGCGACGGTCACCGCGCAGGTCGCGGTCTTGCCGCCGTCGGTCGTCGTGACGGTGATCGTCGCGCTGCCGGCGCCGACAGCCGTCACCTTGCCATCCGCGACGGTCGCGACACCCTCGTCGGAGCTGCTCCAGCTGACGGTCTTGACTTCAGCATCGGCCGGCGCGACGGTGGCCGTCAACGTGGCCTCGTCGCCGACGGTCATCTCGAGCGAGGTCTTGTCCAGGCTCACGGACGCGACCGGGACTGCCTGGCGGTTCACCGTAACGATACAGGACGCCGTCTGGAGGCCGTCCGGCGTCGACACGGTGATGGTCGCGGTGCCGGGCGCGACGGCCTTGACCAGGCCGTCGTTCACCGTCGCCACGGACGCATCGGAGCTGCGCCAGACGACGCTGGGATCGGTGGCGTCGGCCGGCGTGACCGTCACCGTCAGGTGCGCCTCCTCGCCTTCAATCAGCGTCAGGGACGTCTGGGAGAGGGAGAGACCGGTCACGGGAATGTCTTTGAGACAACAGGAGGCAGTGCCCAGGACCAACAGGCCCAGCGCCGCCGCACGGATTGTTTTGAATAGTTTTTTCATGGCCGAAAGAGTTAATTAGATTGTCATCGTAAAACCATATATCTTGCCCTTTTCGAGGGTTCTCTTCTCGGTGACGGACTTGTTCTGCACGCAGCCGCCGCCGAACGTCTCGACACTTTCCCAGGAGGCGCCCCAACCTTCCTTGGAACGTCCGCCATAATGGAAACGGAGCGTATATCCTTCCTCCAGGTCTCCGTCGGAGAAGATCGGTGCATAGAACACCTGCGTCTTCGGGCCGCCGCTGGTGTTTAAGTCACTGCTGTAGAAGTCGTTGAGCGTGAATTTTATGGTTCCGTAGGCGGTGGCGGCGAACGATCCGGTGTAAGTGTCCGTCGTCACGTCGAGCGCGCCGGCGGTCGCAATGACAGCCGGGGTGCCGGCGTTGTCCGCGGAAATCTTGACGGTACTGACCCGCTCGTAATAGTCGTCATACCACGCAGTCGTCGAGCAGGTCACCGTGAGCCGGAACACACAGATCTGGCGGACCAGGTCCACGGAAGCCGAACTCTCGGAGATCACGACATCGCCCACCATCACGTCGGCGTCCGCCAGGCTGGACGGGGTGTCCTTGACGATCTTCCCCACGGAACTCGTCAGGGAATTCAGCGCGATGGAGGCGTCCCCGACGGAGACGGTGCCGAACAGTTTGCTTCCCGCCGAGGTGGAAAGGGCCGGATAGAGGCAGATCACCCGGTCGCCCGGATTACCGGTCCAGGTACCGGTGAACTCCGCCTTGTCGCGTCCCTCCTCGCCGGTGGAAGTGAAATTATCGATGGCCGTGATGCCGGAGGCATCGAATGAAATGACCGAAATGGACTCCTCCTCTCTCCACGAAACATCCATGATTCCGGATTCCGCATCATAGGCATAAGCGGTCTTGGACTGCACGCCCACGGTGGCGTCGATCGTCAGCGGGATCCCGGCCTTTCCGGCCGGAAGCTGCTCCTTGTTGCAAGCGTTGAAAGCAAACAGGACAAATACCATCGCGCAGATGGAAAGCATTCTTTTTCTCATTGTTCAATCGACTTTAATGCGTTAAAAATTCCATTCCCAACCGGGCGCCATGTCCGGCGCATCGCCGGAAGCGGCAATGATGGACTCGGGGACCATTTCGGTCACTTCGACGGACGGCTTCTCATAAGCCAGCCGTGAAGATTTGTCTTCAAAAGGATTCTCTCTCATTTGTTTATCGGTTATTGGTGAGTATCGCAACGGCTGAATCAAAGTTCGTCTTTCGACTGGGCACCACAAAACCAAATCATAGAAACCGACTCTCAAATCTGGGAAACGGGAATCACCCCGTCCGGAGGGCCATACAGTCCGTAGAATCCGCAAAAAAGAAATCTTTCAGGATTTGTATTTTTGAGAGTTAATTGCGATTTTTGAGAGACGTTTTGTTGATTTTAACAGTTCTAACCATTTGAGACGCCATGAGATACACCTGGCCCCACCTGCTCCCCCTGCTGATTCTCGCATCCTGTACGACCGGGACGTCCCGTCCTTCGGCGCCTGAAAGCGGGCCCGAACTGAATGGCATTCCGGTCAAGAAGATGCTCGTTGAGCGCCTGCCGGACCTCAACACCCCGCGCTCCATGCACGCCATCTGCGAGGTCGGCGGCGAGCTCGTCGTCTTCGGCGGCACCACCACGGGATTCACCTCCACCCGGACCGCCGAATACTATGCGATGGGACAATGGCACCAGATCCCGATGCTCTACAACCATCCCTCGGGCTTCGCCACAGAGCTTGCCTCCGGCGAAATCCTGCTGGGCGGCGGCTGCAACGAGGATTTCGGCATCGGCCAGAGCTGGGGCGTCGAGCGCTATCTCCCCGCGAAGCACCGTTTCGAGTCGCTCCCGATCCTGGACCGCAAGCGCGCCTGCCCCACGGCCGCCGAGCTGCCGGACGGGTCCATCGTGGTCAGCGGCAACTGGTATGCTGACGACGACATCGGCCTCTTCCAGCCGGGCGGCCTCTTCGAGCAGCTCAAGGCTTCCGCCGTGCAGCGGTCATTCCCCTATATCTTCCCCACGGCCACTGACAATGCCATCATTTTCGGCGCGCAGGATCCCCGTGGCGCCCCCTGCGACCCCGTGGTCGACCGCCTCCGCGGCGACTCCTTCACGGTCCCGCTGTTCGACGAATACCGCCCCATGACGCTCCCGAGCGGGTTTTTCTCCCCCAGGCAATACTGCATCGGCGACCCGGACGCCGGGGACTATTCCTATCTGATCCCTGTCCTGCGCGACAGCACGGAAGTCCGCCTCGCGCTCCTGCGCGGAGAGGAATTCTCCCTGCTGGAGACCGACCGTCCGATTCCCACGCCGGCGGAACTTCAGCAAGGCGATTTCCAGACCGGCTTCGCCTTCTTCGTGGACCGCTCCGCCCGCCGCGCATGGCTGTATCAATCTGACCTGCCAGGCTGCTCGTTCGTCCGCATCGAATACGGACCGGCCCTGGAGGGCGGCAAGGCCAGCCTGACGGTCTACCGCACGGAGCCGCTGTATTCCGGCCTGCAGACGGCCTACCTGCTCTCCGACGGCCGTTTCTTCCTGGCCGGCGGCGGCCCGGCGGGCAAGGAGATGAATTTCCTGCCGGTCAAGGCCACCGCCCTGCTCACCCCCGAAGACCTGGCCGTCGCCCCGCTGCGCTCCGGCCGGCAGACGGGCCTGCTGGCCCTGCTGGTCCTCGCCGTCGCAGGCATCCTGGCCTGGGCTCTCTCGCGCCCCCGCAAGGCACCGCAAGAGCAGCCGAGCGCCAGCGAGCGCGCGGAGCAGGAGCTGATCGACAAGGTCGCCGCGCTGATGGAAAAGGAGCAGCTGTTCCGCCGGCAGAGCCTGAAGATTCTAGACGTGGCGCAGCGGCTGGGCACCAACGTCACCTACATCTCATCCTGCATCAACAATCTCCACGGCGGCACGTTCAACGATTTCGTGAACCGCTACCGCGTCCGCTACGTGCAGCAGTGGCTGCTGGAGCACCCGGACAAGAAAGTCACGGAAGCCGTCGAAGAATCCGGCTTCTCGAGCGAAGCCTCCTTCTTCCGCAACTTCAAGACCCTGACCGGGCAGGCCCCTTCGGAGTGGCTTGCCGCGCAGAAAGAGAACGGAACAGCCAGCTAGGACTGCTTCCGCATCGAAGAGACGATCATATAGACACAGATGCCGATCAGCGGCAGGATGGCGATGGCCTCCGCGCCGGAAGCGGCATGTCCTGCGGCGACCGTATTCCAGTCTGCCAGGAACCAGTCCACCTTCGCGAACTTGAGGATGGCCGAGACCACGCCCATCAGCGCACCGCCGGCGATGAAGCCGCTGGCGATGAGCGTGCCCTTCTCCTGACGCGCCGTGTTGACGGCGGCGTCCTTGCTGCGGGTGCTGACGAACCAGGAGATGGCACCGCCGAGCAGCAGCGGGAGGTTGAGGTCGATCGGGATGAACATGCCCAGGCAGAAAGCGAGGGCCGGTACCTTGAACACGGTCAGCAGGGCAGCGATCAGCGCGCCGATGCCGTAGAGGAGCCAGGGGGCGCTGCCGCCGCTCATCATCGGCTGGATGACGGCCGCCATCGCATTGGCCTGCGGGGCCACCAGGGCGCCGTCGCCCGTGAATCCATACGTCTTGTTGAGAATCAGCATCACGCCGCCCACGGTCGCAGCCGCCACGGCGATGCCGACGAATTTCCAGGCTTCCTGCTTCTTGGGCGTCGTGCCGATCCAGTAACCGATCTTGAAGTCGGTGATCAGGCCGCCGGCAGTGCTCAGCGCCGTGCAGACCACGCCGCCGATGACCATGGCGGCCACCATGCCGGCGTTGCCCTTGAGGCTCACGGCCGCGAGCACGAGCGCCGTGATGATCAGCGTCATGATGGTCATGCCGCTCACCGGGTTCGTGCCCACGATGGCAATGGCGTTGGCGGCCACCGTCGTGAAGAGGAACGCGATCACGGCCACGATGACCAGGCCGACAAGGGCCTGCCAGACCGTGTGGACCATGCCGCCGAAGGCGAAGAAGGCAAACACGGCGAGCAGGGCGATGGCGATGCCCCAGACGACCGTCTTCATCGGGAGGTCGGCCTGCGTGCGCTCGGCCTGTCCGACGGCGGCGCCGCCCTTGCGCTTGAATTCGCTGGTGGCGAGGCCCACCGCGCTCTTGATCACGCCGGCGCTCCGGATGATGCCGATGATGCCGGCCGTGGCGATGCCGCCGATGCCGATGTGGCGGGCGTATTCACGGAAAATCTGGTCCGGGGACATCTCGGCGATGGTCTGGGAGATGCCCGTGCCCATCAGGTCGATGACGTTGCCGCCCCAGATGAGGTTCATCAGCGGGATGATGACGAGCCAGACAAGGAAGGAGCCGCAGCAGATGATGAAGGAATACTTGAGGCCGACGATGTAGCCCAGGCCGAGCACGGCGGCGCCGGTGTTGAGTTTGAGCACCACCTTGGCCTTGTCGGAGACCACCTGGCCCCAGTGCATCACCGTGGTGCTGAGCGTCTCGGCCCAGGCACCGAAGGTGGCGACCACGAAGTCATACAGACCGCCGATCAAGCCGGCGGCCAGCAGGGTGCGGGCGCTCTTGCCGCCGCCCTCGCCGCTCACGAGCACCTGCGTGGTGGCCGTCGCTTCGGGGAAAGGATATTTGCCGTGCATCTCCTGCACGAAGTATTTGCGGAACGGGATGAGGAACAGGATGCCGAGGAAACCGCCGAGCATCGAGCTCAGGAACATCTGCCAGAAGTTGACGTCCAGGCCGAGGATGTAGATGGCCGGGAGGGTGAAGATGGCGCCTGCCACCACCACGCCGGAGCAGGCTCCGATGCTCTGGATGATGACGTTCTGTCCCAGGCCGCCCACTTTCTTCAGGGCGCCGGTGAGTCCCACGGCGATGATGGCGATCGGGATGGCGGCCTCGAAGACCTGGCCGACCTTCAGCCCGAGATAGGCCGCGGCGGCGGAAAAGAGGATGGTCATCAACAGGCCGACGGTCACGCTGTACGGCGTGACCTCCAGCGGCTTCTCATTCGCCTTCAGGAGGGGCTGGTAGCTCTCGCCCGGCTTCAGGGGCCGGTGCGCGTTCTCCGGAAGGGACAGGTTTTTGTTTTCTTGCTTCATGGCGCTCTTTCTGTTTTTGATAGCGTTCTATGTATTTCTGCAGCTTGGCCGCATCAATCTCTGCCTGTTTCTTCGCGCGGGCCGCGGCCCGGGCGGCAGCGCGCTCCTTGCGGGCCGCCTTGCGCGCCTCCCTGGCCTTCGCCTTGGCGGCGTCGCGCGCATCCAGCTCCGCCCAGCGGGCGTCGCGGCGCGCGATGCGCAGGGCGCGCCTGAGCTCGCGGTCGGTCATATAGGTCGTGGTGTCCGCAGGGGCCTGGGGCGCATTGGAGAGGGTGTCGGGGAGATTCTTCGCTTCGCTCAGAACGACAGTAGAATCCCGCAGAACGACAATAGAATCCCGCAACGCGCCAGTTGAATCCCGCAACGCCAGGGTGTCATGCCGGGCCGCCAGGGTGTCATGCTGCGCGGAGCGAAGGATCTCGTCCCCTTCAGGCTCCGCCCGCCGGGTCCGCTTCGCCTCCCGGGCCTTCTCCAGGCCGGCATAGAGCTCGGTCATGTGCCCCGGGAAATAGACGTCCGTCTGCTTGAACTCCGCCTTCGGACGGGCCTCGTAGGCCTCCCGTTCGGAATCCCGGACCACCATCGCGGTCACGTCGAACTTGTCCCTGGGGCGCCGCTCGGGCTGCCAGTTGAAGCCGCGCAGCTTGTGTTCGGCGGCCGGGAGCTGCACCACCGGATAGGCGTCGCTCTTGGGCGAATCGAAATTGTAGACGTGCTCCACGTTGCCTTCCCCGTCGAAGGTGGCCATCATCATCTTGCTCTCCGTCTTGTTGACGGTGGCGATGGTCTCGTTCTCCTCCAGATAGATCAGGGCCGTGACGCCGCCCAGCGCGTCGAAGCGGCGCAGGGAGGTGGAATCGCTGAAATACGCGATCACGTCCGTGCTCTTGATCTGGTCGAAATAGCCGCCCGGCTCCTCCGTGTGGATGAACGCGTTGGAGAGGAGGTTGGCCCGCTCCATCCTGTCGTTGCGGATCAGGACGAAAAGGCTGTCGGAGTTGTATTGGCGCCGACCTTCGTTCCACACCACCGGATCGATGTAGAGCCGGGCGATGGAATCGAGGTCGCTGTAGCGCAGGGAGTCGCAACGGACCTGCATGTCCTTGCGGAAAATGCGGACGTCGCCGCGGGAGAGGAGGAAGCCGACCTTGGTCGTATCCTTGGGCGGCGGCAGGGTGTCGACCGCGACCTGCAGCGTGTCGGCAGCCAGGACCGTGCTGTCGGGCAGCGCAGGGCTGTCCGGGGCGGCCGCCGGGGCCGGGGCAGAGGCCGTAGGCTGGCCCGGCTCCCCGGGCTTGCGCCCGGCGGCCGCGTTGCGGCGCGCCGCCTGGGCCTGCCGCTGCGCCTGCGCCTGCGGATCGTCGCGCAGGGCCTCTTCGCGGGCCTGCGCGGCCTCTTTCGCCGCCCGGCGGCGGTATTCCGAGACCGGGTCGCCCAGCATCTCCTCACGCCGCTTGTCGGCCAGCTTGACCTCCTGCCCGTCCACGTCGCAGCGCGGGACCGTCCAGTAGACGAAACGCTGTGCACCCAGATAAGTCGTGTCGGGCTGTTCGCGCCCGTCGTCCCACAGGGCCGCGGAAGCGCGCTCCTCCAGGGTCACGCGCGCCAGCGAGTCGACATATTGCAGCCGGTCGCCCATCGCCGCCACCTTGCGGCTCTGGTCCTGGATCTGGACGCTGCCCAGCATCAGGACGTCGTTGGGAATCCGGTAATAGAAAAGGCTGTCGCTCCAGGACTCCGCCGTCTCGCCCAGGCCGTGCACGGCCTCCTGGAAGAAGAAGGTGTCCGCCCGGCGCTCATACCATCCGCGCCCGGCCGAGAGCATGTTCCCTTCCTTCCAGAAATCGATGGGCTCGAGGAAGTCCGCCCGCTCGGTGTCGGATCCGTAATTGAGCAGGCTCGTGCGCACGAACACGGAGTCCGTGAACATATTGACGTTGCCGGAGAAAGTGAAAAGGCCCCGCGCGTTGGCGTAGGTCCCTTCGTCGCTCTCGATGATCTGCCCGTCGGAGCTCATCATCGCAGCCCCGCCGCGGAAGATGGCCAGGCTGTCCTTCGTGTTGTAATCCAGGATGCGCGTGCGCAGGATGTTGTCCTGGCGGTTGCGCAGCTCGACCACCCCGCCGCGGAACTGGGCGAGGCTCTCGTCGATGAGATAGTCCAGCTGTTCGCTGGTCAGCACCGATTCGCCCTGCACGAGCCGGACGTGGCCGAAGCAGTTGATGATCTTGTCCTCCACGTGCCAGAGGGCCGAATCGCAGGACAAGTAGGTGCCGTTATGCAGGAAAGTCGGCTCCACGGACCTGCGCGCCATCCGGCCGCCCGTCTCCACCTGCTCCAGGTAGCGGGCGTTGAGCAGACGTACCAAAGAATCCGTCTGCCCGGATTTGTCTTGGGCAGACAGGGGCAGCGCGGCAAGCAGGAAGGCCGCGAAGAGGATCAATCGTCTTTTCTGACTCGGGTGGACCATCCTTTGCGGGAGAACTCACAGTCCCCGAACAGGGGATCTATGACAATGTAGCTGCTCTTGATCTTTTCGTCCAGGAAGTCGTCGATGGCCTTCGTGATCTTCTCGTTCTGGACCAGCTCCAGCAGGTCGGTGTAGTCCTTCTCGAACGAAGCCGGGTGGGCGGGAATGATGCGGTCCAGCCGGACGATCTTGTAGACCAGGTTGCCGTTGCGGCCTTCGTTGTCGAGCGACTCGATCGGCTCGGAGATCTCGCCGGGCTTCAGGCCCTGGACGGCCGCATAGTCCTGCGGCTTGAGCTGGTCGATCTCGAAATAGGCGGAGCCGGTCTCCGGGTCGGCCATCTGGCCGCCGTTGGTGCGGGTGGCGGGGTCCTCGGAGTAGAAGCGGGCCGCCGTCTCAAACGTGATCGTGCTATCCAGGATCGCGGTCCGGATGCTGTCCAGCCTGTGGAATGCCTTCTCCTGGTCGGCAGACGTGTAGCTGGGCTTGATCAGGATGTGGCGGGCGTTGAACATGTCACCCTGCTTCTGCAGGACCTCGATGAGGTGGAAGCCGTCCGGGGTCTCCACGATCTGGGAGATGTTGCCGGGCCGCAGGGCCATCGCCGCATCCGAGAACGCGGGCCAGAAGATGGACTTGGAGGCCATGCCCAGCTCGCCGCCCTTGCGGGCGCTGCCGGGATCTTCGGAATACAGGCGCGCCAGCGTGGCGAAACGCTCGCCGTTGATGATGCGCTCGCGGATGGCGAGCAGGCGCTCCTTGACGGCCATCGCCGCAGCCTCCCGGTCGGGATAGACGCAGATCTGGCTCATCTGGTATTTGATCGGCACGATCGGCAGCGAAGAAGTCGCGGCCGTGTCGAGATACTGCTTGACGTCGTACGGGGTCAGGTCGGGGACCGCACCGGCAATCTCACGCTGCTCCTGCTGCGCGAGGGTCTGCTCCTCGATCTGCATGCGCCACTCCTGGCGAAGCTTGTAGAGCGGCTTGCCGAGATACTCCTCCAGCTGGTCCTGGCCGCCGGCACGGGTCAGCATCTGGGCGACATACTGCTCCAGCTGGGCGCTGGCGTTGTCCTGGTTGAGCACCAGGGAGTCCACGCGGGCCTGGGCCACGAAAAGCTTGGCTTGCATCATGCCCTCGAGGATCTGGCAGCGGTCGGCGGGCAGGCCCTGGGCACGCAGCGCCTGGGCCTCGGCCTCGATGTCCGACAGGCTGATCATCTCGCCGCCCACCAGGGCGACGGACTTGTCGATGACGCCACGGTATTTCTGGGCGGACGAAGGCAGGGCCATCACGGCCATCAGGACGGCAGCGGCCGCCATTTTCAGCATCTTATTCTTCATTCTGGTAAATCACAAATTGTTTGCTTTCGAGCGCGTTCTCAAGCAAGTCCCGTTCCAAACTGTTCATCAGGTCGTGTTTTCTGGCGCTCATCAGGATATCCCGGATCCTTCCCACGCAATACTCGAAGGGGGCGGTGCCCGTGCGGCGGATGTCGCAGACATACGCGACCATCACGTCGCCGCGGTCCTCCGGCTCATACTTGATCAGGTCGCCCTTGAGGTAGGAAAGCATCTGCTGGTAGTCCAGGCCGAACGAAGACGCCACCTCGTTCGCGTCCATCCAGGTGTCCGAGCTGTCGAAATAGCGCAGGGCCGTGGAGCGCGCGAGCGTGTCCGCCCGCTGGAGGTCGTCATACTCCTTCGAGGTCATCATCCTGAGGATGGCGTCCTTGTTGGGCGAATCCTTCATCACGTCCACGAAGCGGACCTTGAGCACGGGGCGCTTGAGCGCGAATTCGGCTTCGTGCTCTTCGTAGTAGCGCCGGACCTGCTCGTCGGTGACCAGCGTGTCGAGGCGGTCGTTGATGTAGCGCTGCTCATAGCGGTACTTCAGCAGCGAGCGGCGGAAGTCCTCCAGGTCGGCGGTCACGTCGAGCTCGCCCTTGGACAGCTCCCGCTCCGCCACGTCGAGGTAGAGCAGGTCCATCGCCCAGGTGTTGATGTACTGCTCGGCCAGGCGGATGCTGTCCTCGGCAGGGATCATGTTGGGGATGAAGCGCTCCAGCTCCGACTTGTAGAGCTTGTTCTTGCCGACCTTGGCCACCACCTGGTCATCGTGCACCAGCGAGGAAATCGCGTGGCAGGAGCCCAGGAAGACAGGCAGCAGGATCAATATGAAGAGTTTGCGCATAATATGCAAAGATAATAAAAAATCTACTCGTTTTCAGCTGCGATCGCCTCGATGATGGCATCGAGGGGCGGAACCAGCTGGAAGGAGCGCTCCGGGCAGTTGTTGACGAGGACGGAGAAGACGATGGTGTGCGCGGGATCGCCGTCCGCGGCCAGGATGTAGCCGCTGAAGCAGCGCACGCCGTTCATCGAGCCGGTCTTCATGTGGATCCGGTCCCGGAATTCCTGCGTCGCCTTCGGGAAACGGTCCTCCAGCGTGCCCTTGGTGCCGGGGACCGGCAGCGAGG carries:
- a CDS encoding putative oligopeptide transporter, OPT family; its protein translation is MTILFSAAAAYLGLKVGQVFEAAIPIAIIAVGLTGALKKVGGLGQNVIIQSIGACSGVVVAGAIFTLPAIYILGLDVNFWQMFLSSMLGGFLGILFLIPFRKYFVQEMHGKYPFPEATATTQVLVSGEGGGKSARTLLAAGLIGGLYDFVVATFGAWAETLSTTVMHWGQVVSDKAKVVLKLNTGAAVLGLGYIVGLKYSFIICCGSFLVWLVIIPLMNLIWGGNVIDLMGTGISQTIAEMSPDQIFREYARHIGIGGIATAGIIGIIRSAGVIKSAVGLATSEFKRKGGAAVGQAERTQADLPMKTVVWGIAIALLAVFAFFAFGGMVHTVWQALVGLVIVAVIAFLFTTVAANAIAIVGTNPVSGMTIMTLIITALVLAAVSLKGNAGMVAAMVIGGVVCTALSTAGGLITDFKIGYWIGTTPKKQEAWKFVGIAVAAATVGGVMLILNKTYGFTGDGALVAPQANAMAAVIQPMMSGGSAPWLLYGIGALIAALLTVFKVPALAFCLGMFIPIDLNLPLLLGGAISWFVSTRSKDAAVNTARQEKGTLIASGFIAGGALMGVVSAILKFAKVDWFLADWNTVAAGHAASGAEAIAILPLIGICVYMIVSSMRKQS
- a CDS encoding Ig-like domain (group 2), which codes for MKKLFKTIRAAALGLLVLGTASCCLKDIPVTGLSLSQTSLTLIEGEEAHLTVTVTPADATDPSVVWRSSDASVATVNDGLVKAVAPGTATITVSTPDGLQTASCIVTVNRQAVPVASVSLDKTSLEMTVGDEATLTATVAPADAEVKTVSWSSSDEGVATVADGKVTAVGAGSATITVTTTDGGKTATCAVTVAAPQPKELAFVKMEAERLPDMLTPRADFVLYPMANGEILAAGGHTTGFSPTSSAEYYKDGTWTALDGMTARHDMPFSVALPDGRLLIGGGCSSGGGVGQSASVDAFDPAGKTFSSFAPMFSERALTRAVAVGKNVLVSGNWYAGDGLEMWTEGADAFTSVKGVSQGRHFPYMFQTSADNAIIFGSYDTHGSNLSEIIVDRYQGDPFTPELFGDWRPAGVGANWRAADCAVGEYTYLLMLSRADVHNNRGGAVALLQGEDISLLPTDYEIPDRCEFGDIYFAGPVVADRSKSVAYAFGFNGDNANAVYYILKIEYADALSGGKAKLTMYYSDVLETFGGAYQGGIALMSDGRLMAAGGITNSNYSPYSTVYAFKPF
- a CDS encoding periplasmic chaperone for outer membrane proteins SurA, producing the protein MKNKMLKMAAAAVLMAVMALPSSAQKYRGVIDKSVALVGGEMISLSDIEAEAQALRAQGLPADRCQILEGMMQAKLFVAQARVDSLVLNQDNASAQLEQYVAQMLTRAGGQDQLEEYLGKPLYKLRQEWRMQIEEQTLAQQEQREIAGAVPDLTPYDVKQYLDTAATSSLPIVPIKYQMSQICVYPDREAAAMAVKERLLAIRERIINGERFATLARLYSEDPGSARKGGELGMASKSIFWPAFSDAAMALRPGNISQIVETPDGFHLIEVLQKQGDMFNARHILIKPSYTSADQEKAFHRLDSIRTAILDSTITFETAARFYSEDPATRTNGGQMADPETGSAYFEIDQLKPQDYAAVQGLKPGEISEPIESLDNEGRNGNLVYKIVRLDRIIPAHPASFEKDYTDLLELVQNEKITKAIDDFLDEKIKSSYIVIDPLFGDCEFSRKGWSTRVRKDD
- a CDS encoding Helix-turn-helix domain-containing protein; the protein is MRYTWPHLLPLLILASCTTGTSRPSAPESGPELNGIPVKKMLVERLPDLNTPRSMHAICEVGGELVVFGGTTTGFTSTRTAEYYAMGQWHQIPMLYNHPSGFATELASGEILLGGGCNEDFGIGQSWGVERYLPAKHRFESLPILDRKRACPTAAELPDGSIVVSGNWYADDDIGLFQPGGLFEQLKASAVQRSFPYIFPTATDNAIIFGAQDPRGAPCDPVVDRLRGDSFTVPLFDEYRPMTLPSGFFSPRQYCIGDPDAGDYSYLIPVLRDSTEVRLALLRGEEFSLLETDRPIPTPAELQQGDFQTGFAFFVDRSARRAWLYQSDLPGCSFVRIEYGPALEGGKASLTVYRTEPLYSGLQTAYLLSDGRFFLAGGGPAGKEMNFLPVKATALLTPEDLAVAPLRSGRQTGLLALLVLAVAGILAWALSRPRKAPQEQPSASERAEQELIDKVAALMEKEQLFRRQSLKILDVAQRLGTNVTYISSCINNLHGGTFNDFVNRYRVRYVQQWLLEHPDKKVTEAVEESGFSSEASFFRNFKTLTGQAPSEWLAAQKENGTAS
- a CDS encoding OstA-like protein; the protein is MVHPSQKRRLILFAAFLLAALPLSAQDKSGQTDSLVRLLNARYLEQVETGGRMARRSVEPTFLHNGTYLSCDSALWHVEDKIINCFGHVRLVQGESVLTSEQLDYLIDESLAQFRGGVVELRNRQDNILRTRILDYNTKDSLAIFRGGAAMMSSDGQIIESDEGTYANARGLFTFSGNVNMFTDSVFVRTSLLNYGSDTERADFLEPIDFWKEGNMLSAGRGWYERRADTFFFQEAVHGLGETAESWSDSLFYYRIPNDVLMLGSVQIQDQSRKVAAMGDRLQYVDSLARVTLEERASAALWDDGREQPDTTYLGAQRFVYWTVPRCDVDGQEVKLADKRREEMLGDPVSEYRRRAAKEAAQAREEALRDDPQAQAQRQAQAARRNAAAGRKPGEPGQPTASAPAPAAAPDSPALPDSTVLAADTLQVAVDTLPPPKDTTKVGFLLSRGDVRIFRKDMQVRCDSLRYSDLDSIARLYIDPVVWNEGRRQYNSDSLFVLIRNDRMERANLLSNAFIHTEEPGGYFDQIKSTDVIAYFSDSTSLRRFDALGGVTALIYLEENETIATVNKTESKMMMATFDGEGNVEHVYNFDSPKSDAYPVVQLPAAEHKLRGFNWQPERRPRDKFDVTAMVVRDSEREAYEARPKAEFKQTDVYFPGHMTELYAGLEKAREAKRTRRAEPEGDEILRSAQHDTLAARHDTLALRDSTGALRDSIVVLRDSTVVLSEAKNLPDTLSNAPQAPADTTTYMTDRELRRALRIARRDARWAELDARDAAKAKAREARKAARKERAAARAAARAKKQAEIDAAKLQKYIERYQKQKERHEARKQKPVPSGERAPAPEAGRELPAPPEGE